The following coding sequences lie in one Tachysurus fulvidraco isolate hzauxx_2018 chromosome 19, HZAU_PFXX_2.0, whole genome shotgun sequence genomic window:
- the il15ra gene encoding interleukin-15 receptor subunit alpha isoform X1, translating into MRTFSSDNLDTLDMRASTLTFIFIISECSIITGGDGNCRDPPEIKNAKIVKNVTHRFRMNCTEGYSRKVGSSNLFKCENNTWRNIPPLVCIQLVGPTPSVSPSQSSLTQKVTGMKEKGQSTTNGKTVFTTTHKATTTSQTSYQTYQRTTTMEETSVTTPITARITSSSTTEKEILITMSTSSSLITTGYGVTDKIKDNRKQILGISLGIVVLVILGVAVAVAVLFMCRRSKSHRAGGNPVHMKCLTLGSEHPLIMNVTSSGAPDSVQSSFTPFKDASENMYTDDPLSV; encoded by the exons ATGAGGACATTCAGCTCAGACAACTTGGACACACTGGATATGCGCGCATCCACACTgaccttcatcttcatcatatcCGAATGTTCCATCATCACCGGTGGAGATG gaAATTGTCGGGATCCTCCAGAGATCAAAAATGCAAAGATAGTGAAAAATGTCACTCACAGGTTCCGCATGAACTGTACAGAAGGATACTCCAGAAAAGTTGGATCCTCCAACctttttaaatgtgaaaataacACATGGAGGAACATTCCACCTCTAGTATGCATAC AATTAGTCGGACCGACTCCATCTGTCTCTCCGTCACAGTCCAGTCTAACACAGAAGGTAACTGGCATGAAGGAAAAAGGACAAAGCACAACAAATG GAAAAACTGTgttcacaacaacacacaaagctACCACAACGTCGCAGACATCGTACCAAACCTATCAGAGGACCACAACAATGGAGGAGACATCTGTGACCACACCCATTACAGCTAGAATTACATCTTCATCCACGACTGAGAAAGAAATACTGATCACTATGTCCACATCTAGCAGCCTCATTACCACAGGATATG GAGTcactgacaaaataaaagacaatcgAAAACAAATTT TGGGCATCTCTCTAGGGATTGTAGTGCTTGTAATCCTTGGGGTggcagtagcagtagcagtccTTTTTATGTGTCGACG TTCAAAGTCACACAGAGCTGGTGGCAATCCTGTACATATGAAATGCCTGACACTTGGCTCAGAACATCCTTTAATAATGAACGTCACGAGCAGCGGTGCTCCAGACTCCGTCCAATCTTCATTTACTCCTTTTAAAGACGCTTCTGAGAACATGTATACAGATGATCCTCTATCTGTTTGA
- the il15ra gene encoding interleukin-15 receptor subunit alpha isoform X2 produces the protein MRTFSSDNLDTLDMRASTLTFIFIISECSIITGGDGNCRDPPEIKNAKIVKNVTHRFRMNCTEGYSRKVGSSNLFKCENNTWRNIPPLVCIQLVGPTPSVSPSQSSLTQKVTGMKEKGQSTTNGVTDKIKDNRKQILGISLGIVVLVILGVAVAVAVLFMCRRSKSHRAGGNPVHMKCLTLGSEHPLIMNVTSSGAPDSVQSSFTPFKDASENMYTDDPLSV, from the exons ATGAGGACATTCAGCTCAGACAACTTGGACACACTGGATATGCGCGCATCCACACTgaccttcatcttcatcatatcCGAATGTTCCATCATCACCGGTGGAGATG gaAATTGTCGGGATCCTCCAGAGATCAAAAATGCAAAGATAGTGAAAAATGTCACTCACAGGTTCCGCATGAACTGTACAGAAGGATACTCCAGAAAAGTTGGATCCTCCAACctttttaaatgtgaaaataacACATGGAGGAACATTCCACCTCTAGTATGCATAC AATTAGTCGGACCGACTCCATCTGTCTCTCCGTCACAGTCCAGTCTAACACAGAAGGTAACTGGCATGAAGGAAAAAGGACAAAGCACAACAAATG GAGTcactgacaaaataaaagacaatcgAAAACAAATTT TGGGCATCTCTCTAGGGATTGTAGTGCTTGTAATCCTTGGGGTggcagtagcagtagcagtccTTTTTATGTGTCGACG TTCAAAGTCACACAGAGCTGGTGGCAATCCTGTACATATGAAATGCCTGACACTTGGCTCAGAACATCCTTTAATAATGAACGTCACGAGCAGCGGTGCTCCAGACTCCGTCCAATCTTCATTTACTCCTTTTAAAGACGCTTCTGAGAACATGTATACAGATGATCCTCTATCTGTTTGA
- the LOC113647293 gene encoding bile acid-CoA:amino acid N-acyltransferase-like, which yields MARHGSSQTAMVVGCPCPLLSVEPTRGLVDEKLRIVVTNLNPQQEVTLHCLHHSEDKDVWDAFGHYVSDEHGSVTVAKDSSVGGTYTGVEPMALMWSLRPIPGSRKGLRLRKQDVLSPMIFHISVYNGHIAQDFEQLKPLVTIIIERWYIAPGVQRVNVREKGVRATLFIPPGPGPFPCVLDMWGGGGGLVEYRAALLASHGFVALALDYLFSENVDDIYFEVAYQILQEHPMVIRDRVALLGLSFGGIVALSLAANSSVIKPRCCVCISCSHVIPIHDSLSDFYERFQRMFYKTRIEDNQLIWRDFVLPIPTDPAEKLDVGLMRCPFLLVVGDDDQNCASLESAEDMVKITEKAGNRHLLSVLVYPGAGHLIEPPYMPHHRASNFTVKNKDKVIMLWGGQTRLHSYAQENSWEKILDFLYQHLCSDAPRARL from the exons ATGGCACGTCATGGATCTTCTCAGACAGCGATGGTGGTGGGTTGCCCGTGCCCTTTGCTGTCAGTTGAACCGACTCGGGGACTCGTGGACGAAAAACTCCGGATCGTTGTGACAAATCTGAACCCGCAGCAAGAGGTGACCCTTCACTGTCTGCATCATTCAGAAGACAAGGACGTGTGGGACGCATTTGGACACTATGTGAGCGACGAACATGGCAGTGTGACAG tGGCAAAGGACTCCAGCGTGGGAGGCACATATACAGGTGTGGAGCCCATGGCACTGATGTGGAGTCTGCGGCCAATACCAGGTAGCCGAAAGGGACTGAG GTTGCGAAAGCAAGATGTCCTTTCACCAATGATTTTCCACATTTCTGTGTATAATGGACATATCGCTCAGGACTTTGAACAACTCAAACCATTAGTGACTATCATCATAGAAAGGTGGTACATAGCTCCTGGTGTGCAGAGGGTCAATGTGCGTGAGAAAGGAGTTCGAGCAACTTTGTTTATCCCTCCAG GTCCTGGCCCATTTCCGTGTGTGTTGGACATGTGGGGAGGAGGTGGAGGCCTGGTGGAGTATCGAGCTGCCCTCCTGGCATCACATGGCTTTGTTGCTTTAGCTTTGGACTATCTGTTTTCAGAAAACGTTGATGACATTTACTTTGAG GTAGCATATCAGATCTTGCAGGAGCATCCCATGGTCATTAGGGACAGAGTAGCTCTGTTGGGCCTCTCATTTGGTGGTATTGTTGCTCTATCTCTAGCTGCCAACTCCTCTGTCATTAAG CCCCGGTGTTGTGTATGCATCAGCTGCAGTCATGTCATTCCTATACATGATTCTTTGTCTGACTTCTATGAAAGGTTTCAGAG aaTGTTTTATAAAACTCGTATAGAGGACAATCAGTTGATCTGGAGAGACTTCGTCTTGCCCATTCCAACAGATCCAGCTGAGAAATTGGAT GTTGGCCTCATGAGATGTCCTTTTCTTCTGGTTGTTGGTGATGATGATCAGAACTGTGCCTCACTGGAGTCAGCTGAAGAT ATGgtgaaaataactgaaaaagCAGGGAATCGGCATTTGCTCAGTGTCCTCGTCTATCCTGGTGCAGGTCATCTGATAGAGCCGCCCTACATGCCACACCACAGAGCCTCTAACTTCACGgttaaaaacaaagataaag tgaTCATGCTTTGGGGTGGACAGACTCGACTGCATTCATATGCACAAGAAAACTCATGGGAGAAAATTTTGGACTTTTTATACCAACACCTCTGCAGTGACGCTCCACGGGCCCGACTCTAG